One segment of Mycobacteriales bacterium DNA contains the following:
- a CDS encoding GAF domain-containing protein produces the protein MPPTAKPANAAAKLTSAAGTAGWLEVLAGGADVAVIEEHRARLLAAAKDEAGRADVERAANQALRLHAQLREHRQRLAELGALHELTLRLAGVRNLDALLQDIVTEARRLLDVDVAYLALREPDDSLPIRVTDGSLGPHLRGVVIPPHVGVAGRVVDSGEPVSSIDYLGDAELHHRDDVDRIARTEELRTIAGVPMRLRGDIIGVLMIAQRDVRPPSPNEMSMLGSLASFAAIAIDSARQLEDHVRAAAETAAAHEALRVQAEGTARAATLHERLMDVALSGGGVGKVIEALSEVVQGVVAFADESDVVVAAAQDGKPVAGVTVREVDGAAPSTTFRPLAQRHTYLADGLTTVPVASADSYFGALQVATDDGLDDVARRLLERSALTIALVVASERAVSDAERRTSAEVLEQLLTRRIEDLPGFTRRARSLGLDVTARHVVAVAAVEANRALPVLVGLERHAQDHGGLAARLGGQVVAVVRSDDLDEARAAIAAIAPRTTIGVAGPVAGPDALKQSYDDAAACASVLTALGRDGECAGPEDFGPYRFLLARAGRQDVGRFIERTIGPLIEHDANRGAELVKTADIFLAAGRQHAAASAELNIHPNTLYQRLQRISRLLGEGWRFGDRALDMQMALRLHRLLAGDSPY, from the coding sequence ATGCCACCGACCGCAAAGCCAGCCAACGCCGCGGCGAAGCTCACCAGCGCCGCGGGGACGGCCGGCTGGCTCGAGGTCCTCGCCGGCGGCGCGGACGTGGCGGTCATCGAGGAGCACCGGGCGCGGCTGCTCGCCGCGGCGAAGGACGAAGCAGGGCGCGCGGATGTCGAGCGCGCCGCCAACCAGGCGCTGCGGCTGCACGCCCAGCTGCGTGAGCACCGGCAGCGCCTCGCCGAGCTGGGCGCGCTGCACGAGCTGACGCTGCGGCTGGCGGGGGTGCGCAACCTCGACGCGCTCCTGCAGGACATCGTCACCGAGGCCCGCCGGCTGCTCGACGTCGACGTTGCCTATCTCGCGCTGCGCGAGCCCGACGACTCGCTGCCCATCAGGGTCACCGATGGGTCGCTCGGCCCGCACCTGCGGGGCGTCGTGATCCCGCCGCACGTCGGCGTCGCCGGTCGCGTCGTCGACAGCGGCGAACCGGTCAGCAGCATCGACTACCTCGGTGACGCCGAGCTGCACCACCGTGACGACGTCGATCGCATCGCGCGCACCGAAGAGCTGCGAACCATCGCGGGCGTCCCGATGCGGCTGCGCGGCGACATCATCGGCGTGCTGATGATCGCGCAGCGAGACGTCCGGCCGCCGTCGCCGAACGAGATGTCGATGCTCGGGTCGCTCGCCTCGTTTGCGGCGATCGCCATCGACTCGGCGCGACAGCTCGAGGACCACGTCCGGGCGGCGGCCGAGACCGCCGCGGCGCACGAGGCGTTGCGGGTCCAGGCGGAGGGCACCGCTCGCGCGGCAACCCTGCACGAGCGGCTCATGGACGTCGCGTTGTCCGGTGGCGGGGTCGGCAAGGTGATCGAAGCGCTCTCCGAAGTGGTGCAAGGCGTCGTCGCCTTTGCGGATGAGTCCGACGTCGTCGTTGCTGCGGCGCAGGACGGCAAGCCGGTGGCGGGCGTCACGGTGCGCGAGGTCGACGGCGCTGCGCCGTCGACGACGTTCCGGCCCCTCGCCCAACGCCACACCTATCTTGCCGACGGTCTGACCACGGTCCCGGTCGCTTCCGCCGACTCCTACTTCGGTGCCCTTCAGGTGGCGACCGACGACGGCCTCGACGACGTGGCGCGTCGGCTGCTGGAGCGTTCGGCGTTGACGATCGCGTTGGTGGTCGCCTCAGAGCGGGCGGTCAGCGACGCGGAGCGGCGCACCAGCGCGGAGGTCCTCGAGCAGCTGCTCACCCGGCGGATCGAGGACCTGCCCGGTTTCACCCGGCGGGCGCGCAGCCTCGGACTCGACGTGACGGCGCGCCACGTGGTCGCCGTCGCCGCCGTCGAGGCGAACCGCGCCCTGCCGGTCCTTGTCGGCTTGGAACGCCACGCCCAGGACCACGGCGGGCTGGCTGCTCGGCTCGGCGGCCAGGTCGTCGCCGTCGTACGTTCGGACGACCTCGACGAGGCGCGCGCGGCGATCGCCGCGATCGCGCCCCGGACGACGATCGGCGTTGCCGGCCCGGTCGCCGGACCCGACGCTCTCAAGCAGTCCTACGACGACGCCGCCGCGTGCGCATCCGTGCTGACCGCGCTCGGTCGCGACGGCGAGTGCGCCGGACCGGAGGACTTCGGGCCCTACCGGTTCCTGTTGGCGCGCGCGGGCCGCCAGGACGTCGGCCGGTTCATCGAGCGCACCATCGGTCCGCTCATCGAGCACGACGCCAACCGGGGCGCCGAACTTGTGAAGACCGCAGACATCTTCCTGGCGGCAGGGCGCCAGCACGCGGCCGCTTCCGCGGAGCTCAACATCCATCCGAACACGCTCTACCAGCGGCTGCAGCGCATCAGCCGTCTGCTCGGCGAGGGGTGGCGATTCGGTGACCGTGCTCTCGACATGCAGATGGCGCTGCGCCTGCACCGACTGCTCGCCGGAGATTCTCCCTACTGA
- a CDS encoding alpha/beta hydrolase: MTIDIRGEVRTTTVGARTVAWTTYGDPTGTPVVYFHGAGGSRLEASYLDSDAAAAGLRVISVDRAGCGRTDPMPSRTLLRTVRDLDAVLAVEDVERFSVCGLSAGAMYTWASAEVYRDRVDRAVPISPPANGEPHRDVRAAFGFQFKLTAFLSLHAAGVLAAMQRKQSRGFDRPDGQARFVKAMRKISPDDATLLEDKTMYDTFRAISTEGRRQGHLGGEEFGLAWRPWGFDPATQTVPCTVVYGATDPLTPAIRAWLRHAPDVVGVEVPGGHLQIAMPTGRAAVIAALTSRAA; this comes from the coding sequence ATGACGATCGACATCCGCGGCGAGGTGCGCACAACCACCGTTGGTGCCCGGACCGTGGCCTGGACGACGTACGGCGACCCCACCGGGACGCCGGTCGTCTACTTCCATGGCGCCGGCGGTTCGCGGCTGGAGGCGAGCTATCTCGACTCCGACGCCGCGGCCGCCGGGCTGCGGGTGATCTCGGTCGACCGGGCGGGCTGTGGCCGTACCGACCCGATGCCGTCACGCACCCTGCTCAGAACTGTCCGCGACCTCGACGCCGTGCTCGCGGTGGAGGACGTGGAGCGGTTCTCGGTGTGCGGACTGTCGGCGGGCGCCATGTACACATGGGCGAGCGCCGAGGTCTATCGCGACCGGGTCGACCGCGCAGTGCCGATCAGCCCGCCGGCGAACGGCGAGCCTCACCGGGATGTGCGGGCCGCGTTCGGGTTCCAGTTCAAACTGACCGCCTTCCTGTCCTTGCACGCGGCGGGCGTGCTGGCCGCGATGCAGCGCAAGCAGTCGAGGGGCTTCGACCGTCCGGACGGTCAGGCGCGGTTCGTCAAGGCGATGCGCAAGATCTCCCCGGACGACGCGACGCTGCTAGAGGACAAGACGATGTACGACACGTTCCGGGCCATCAGCACCGAAGGGCGTCGGCAAGGACATCTGGGTGGTGAGGAGTTCGGCCTCGCATGGCGGCCGTGGGGATTCGACCCGGCGACGCAGACCGTGCCGTGCACCGTCGTCTACGGCGCTACCGATCCGCTGACGCCGGCGATTCGTGCGTGGTTGCGCCACGCCCCTGACGTAGTGGGGGTGGAGGTCCCGGGCGGTCATCTCCAGATCGCGATGCCCACCGGCCGTGCCGCGGTGATCGCGGCGCTGACCTCGCGCGCCGCGTGA
- a CDS encoding ABC transporter substrate-binding protein: MSHHRRAARAALPAALALAAALLAGCGTTVPLQTQQYVYGGGTAATGGSLSDGLGDNGLGGTGDEPGGQSSAPLPGQSTAPGQTTLPGTGVTSGGNPGAETGSTGAPSSGGKPGKPVVTPAKPGKVDTGYDAIPKTGPGWDAHNVYIGVTTVNDIATVATALGLKSANPGNQVKDGQAMIAELNREGGLFGRKVVLAADNESTASLLVDPDQDASQACTHFTQDRPVIAVWNTLTPLDTPTFRSCFAQAHIPLLSGSIAPTDTAALNDLHGYAISVISPSFTDLAPTLVARLKAEGFFTGWNTTTGAPGSAPIKVGIIAKNDPTGARAAALLSAALARAGYAPTAQFNYTVGASGTTSNLSSAVLQFRARGITHIFSTDNGYASFLESANSQHYYPRSAISSFQTPELLQANAPKKELVGALGIGADPSIDVAQAQDPGYITPAEKTCLLSQQKLQSYSGLRFAEAIGLEYCDAFRLIRAAALAAGGLTGPDLVKGLQLAGPTYVPSISFASGLHTNDFALPGAGRDLAFETKCQCFAYTSTTNYRFGD, encoded by the coding sequence GTGAGTCACCACCGGCGAGCCGCGCGCGCCGCGTTGCCGGCGGCGCTCGCACTCGCGGCCGCGCTGCTCGCAGGCTGCGGGACGACCGTCCCGTTGCAGACGCAGCAGTACGTCTACGGCGGCGGCACCGCAGCCACGGGCGGCAGCCTCAGCGACGGACTCGGTGACAACGGTCTCGGGGGCACCGGCGACGAGCCGGGCGGGCAGTCGTCGGCGCCGCTGCCGGGCCAGAGCACCGCGCCGGGCCAGACGACGCTGCCTGGCACAGGCGTGACCTCCGGCGGCAACCCGGGTGCTGAGACGGGTTCGACAGGCGCGCCGTCGTCCGGCGGCAAGCCCGGCAAGCCCGTCGTCACGCCCGCGAAGCCCGGCAAGGTCGACACCGGCTACGACGCGATCCCCAAGACCGGCCCCGGGTGGGACGCGCACAACGTGTACATCGGCGTCACCACGGTCAACGACATCGCCACTGTCGCAACCGCACTCGGCCTGAAGTCGGCCAACCCGGGCAACCAGGTCAAGGACGGCCAGGCCATGATCGCCGAGCTGAACCGTGAGGGCGGCTTGTTCGGCCGCAAGGTGGTGCTCGCCGCCGACAACGAGTCGACCGCGTCGCTGCTCGTCGACCCCGACCAGGACGCCTCCCAGGCGTGCACCCACTTCACGCAGGACCGCCCGGTCATCGCGGTCTGGAACACCCTCACCCCGCTGGACACGCCCACGTTCCGCTCCTGCTTCGCGCAGGCGCACATCCCGTTGCTCAGCGGATCGATTGCACCGACCGACACCGCCGCGCTCAACGACCTGCACGGCTACGCGATCTCGGTGATCTCGCCGAGCTTCACCGACCTCGCGCCCACCCTCGTCGCCAGGCTGAAGGCCGAAGGCTTCTTCACCGGCTGGAACACGACGACCGGCGCGCCGGGCAGCGCGCCGATCAAGGTCGGGATCATCGCGAAGAACGACCCGACCGGGGCGCGGGCGGCGGCGTTGCTGTCGGCCGCGCTTGCGCGGGCGGGCTACGCACCGACGGCGCAGTTCAACTACACCGTCGGTGCCAGCGGTACGACGTCGAACCTGAGCAGTGCCGTCCTTCAGTTCCGGGCGCGCGGGATCACGCACATCTTCTCGACCGACAACGGGTACGCGTCGTTCCTCGAGAGCGCGAACAGCCAGCACTACTACCCGCGGTCGGCGATCTCGTCGTTCCAGACCCCGGAGCTGCTGCAGGCCAACGCCCCGAAGAAGGAGCTGGTCGGCGCGCTGGGGATCGGCGCCGACCCGAGCATCGACGTCGCGCAGGCGCAGGACCCCGGCTACATCACGCCCGCGGAGAAGACGTGCCTGCTCTCGCAGCAGAAGCTCCAGTCGTACTCCGGACTGCGCTTCGCGGAGGCGATCGGTCTCGAATACTGCGACGCGTTCCGGCTGATCCGCGCGGCCGCGCTGGCGGCGGGCGGGCTGACCGGTCCGGATCTCGTGAAGGGTCTGCAGCTCGCCGGCCCGACGTACGTCCCGTCGATCTCGTTCGCGAGCGGGCTGCACACCAACGACTTCGCGCTCCCCGGCGCCGGGCGCGACCTCGCTTTCGAGACCAAGTGTCAGTGCTTCGCCTACACGTCGACGACCAACTACCGCTTCGGGGACTGA
- a CDS encoding alpha/beta hydrolase, translating to MTESRYSRKGVKVDGGLLMVGEWAADSPPVVAIHGVSSTHLLWQWTAAAAPGVRLVAPDLRGRGSSVDVAGPYGLTRHRDDVLTVMDSMGIDKAVVAGMSMGGFVATALADFAPDRVSELLLVDGGPPMTPPTAPAAAETSSEEPLADRLERTDRTYARVEDYKRTFLGGVGASLDPDDALLTDYLRYDLVGQAPELEVRLAPDAVRQDAADVFFGCPVEEWMAGLTMPVTLLYAEWSIGAGSDPAYPEDVVDGWRARLPQLQARLVPGVDHAGSAMSATGAKEIAVELQRAVGR from the coding sequence ATGACGGAGTCGAGATACAGCCGCAAGGGCGTGAAGGTCGACGGCGGCTTGCTGATGGTCGGGGAGTGGGCGGCCGACAGTCCGCCGGTCGTCGCGATCCACGGCGTGTCGAGCACGCATCTGCTCTGGCAGTGGACCGCGGCGGCGGCGCCCGGCGTGCGACTGGTCGCGCCGGACCTGCGCGGGCGGGGCAGCAGCGTCGACGTCGCGGGACCGTACGGCCTGACGCGACACCGTGACGACGTGCTCACGGTGATGGACTCGATGGGGATCGACAAGGCGGTCGTCGCCGGCATGTCGATGGGTGGATTCGTCGCGACGGCGCTGGCTGACTTCGCCCCCGACCGGGTCAGTGAGCTGTTGCTGGTCGACGGCGGCCCGCCGATGACCCCGCCGACGGCGCCTGCCGCGGCCGAGACCTCCAGCGAGGAGCCCCTTGCCGACCGGCTCGAGCGCACCGACCGGACCTACGCCCGAGTCGAGGACTACAAGCGCACCTTCCTCGGCGGCGTCGGTGCCTCCCTCGACCCCGACGACGCGCTGCTGACCGACTACCTGCGCTACGACCTGGTCGGGCAGGCGCCCGAGCTCGAAGTGCGGCTTGCGCCGGACGCTGTCCGGCAGGACGCCGCAGACGTGTTCTTCGGCTGCCCGGTTGAGGAGTGGATGGCGGGGCTCACCATGCCCGTCACCCTGCTCTACGCCGAGTGGTCGATCGGTGCCGGCTCCGATCCGGCGTACCCCGAAGACGTCGTCGACGGGTGGCGGGCGCGGCTGCCCCAGCTGCAGGCGAGGCTCGTGCCCGGCGTCGACCACGCGGGCAGCGCGATGTCGGCGACCGGGGCCAAGGAGATCGCGGTCGAGCTCCAGCGAGCCGTCGGGCGATGA
- a CDS encoding FAD-linked oxidase C-terminal domain-containing protein: MTAVEAGPPAVSAAQLVELLGRELPADRVVVDADVLDSLSRDQAAWAPVGAAVAAIRARTTAEVAAVVATCATLGAPVVARGAGTGLSGGANAVDGCVVLDLSKMDAIVEIDRDNLVAVVEPGVVNDDLKAAVKELGLWYPPDPASSPWSTIGGNVATNAGGLCCLKYGVTRDYVIGLEAVVGGSSGYGTVARLGRRTTKGVAGYDLVGLMTGSEGTLGIVTQATVRLRPQVTGVPRTVVGSFDKLVQAGEAVALITRRGLVPVALELLDRYCMQAVEDWKHLGLSLDAEALLLARVDTPGESGATEAQAIVDAFTECGANWAEQSTDDAEAEALFAARRLAYPALERLGPVLTEDVCVPRSEVPGMLAAIEEIARRYDVKIASIAHAGDGNLHPLIIGAAGDGAPPPAALAAFEEILDAAIARRGTVTGEHGVGVLKAGGMQRELAPAAESLMHDVKAALDPRNLFNPGKVLAAR; the protein is encoded by the coding sequence ATGACCGCCGTCGAGGCAGGGCCGCCGGCGGTGTCGGCGGCACAACTCGTGGAGCTGCTCGGCCGCGAGTTGCCTGCCGACCGCGTGGTCGTCGACGCCGACGTCCTCGACAGCCTCTCTCGCGACCAGGCGGCGTGGGCGCCGGTCGGCGCGGCCGTCGCCGCAATCCGTGCCCGCACCACCGCCGAGGTGGCTGCTGTGGTGGCGACCTGCGCGACGCTCGGCGCGCCGGTGGTGGCTCGTGGCGCCGGGACCGGCTTGTCGGGCGGCGCGAACGCCGTCGACGGCTGCGTGGTCCTCGACCTGTCGAAGATGGACGCGATCGTCGAGATCGATCGCGACAACTTGGTGGCGGTGGTCGAGCCGGGCGTCGTCAACGACGACCTCAAGGCCGCCGTCAAGGAGCTCGGGCTGTGGTACCCGCCGGATCCGGCCAGCTCGCCGTGGTCGACGATCGGCGGCAACGTCGCGACCAACGCCGGCGGGTTGTGTTGCCTCAAGTACGGCGTCACCCGCGACTACGTGATCGGCCTCGAGGCAGTGGTCGGCGGCTCATCGGGTTACGGCACCGTCGCGCGCCTCGGCCGGCGTACGACGAAGGGCGTCGCGGGCTACGACCTGGTCGGACTGATGACCGGGTCGGAAGGCACGCTGGGCATCGTCACGCAGGCGACCGTCAGACTGCGCCCGCAAGTCACGGGGGTGCCGCGCACGGTGGTCGGCAGCTTCGACAAGCTCGTCCAGGCCGGCGAGGCCGTCGCGCTGATCACCCGTCGGGGGCTGGTACCGGTCGCGTTGGAGCTGCTCGACCGCTACTGCATGCAAGCTGTCGAGGACTGGAAGCATCTCGGGCTCAGCCTCGACGCCGAGGCGCTGTTGCTGGCCCGGGTGGACACCCCCGGGGAGTCGGGCGCGACCGAGGCGCAGGCGATCGTCGACGCGTTCACGGAGTGCGGCGCCAACTGGGCGGAGCAGTCGACCGACGACGCCGAAGCCGAGGCACTGTTCGCCGCGCGCCGCCTCGCCTATCCCGCACTCGAACGGCTCGGCCCGGTGCTGACCGAGGACGTGTGCGTGCCGCGTTCGGAGGTTCCCGGCATGCTCGCCGCCATCGAGGAGATCGCGCGACGGTACGACGTGAAGATCGCGAGCATCGCGCACGCCGGCGACGGCAACCTCCACCCGCTGATCATCGGCGCCGCCGGCGACGGCGCTCCGCCGCCCGCGGCGCTGGCAGCCTTCGAGGAGATCCTCGACGCCGCGATCGCGCGGCGCGGCACGGTCACCGGAGAGCACGGCGTCGGCGTCCTGAAAGCAGGGGGCATGCAGCGCGAGCTCGCTCCAGCCGCCGAGTCACTGATGCACGACGTCAAGGCGGCGCTCGACCCGCGCAACCTGTTCAATCCCGGCAAGGTGCTCGCCGCCCGATGA
- a CDS encoding ATP-binding protein → MSSPGRRGLWTLVALGLLAGVADLQPYGVSLFMPQLATSLKVTALSLISVRGPAIGVAYLLPFAVPMLTERRAVAVRTWTTRVSAIACAPVLALTGEVHGVWALVGVLCLGVVVAAPGQVLQRSTAIAEVSDGRRIRALAVLQAGVLLAQVTLPFGVLLAGGASWDNALVVAAVVAVVVAVLASGLQRATEPFAPALPPVAEAPNLPELLRTWQASRSLLGIGAVIVALGMLSMSYELVLSIYLHQHWKLGTRGVSGVFLAMSLAGLVLVVATANYADRLLTTAPARLARLTWVAMATGSALLLVGPALSDRDAMAVLVTAGYALASAVLPVMVGFALTLVPAQQRTWLSAVSLVLLALGGVLGVVLEVCVADRYGAPNALVAVAGMGVIAALVWRWASAYVEADRGRSERQSLGVRPEGAARSDALLDCRDIDFSYGSLQVLFGVDAHVDEGEIVGLLGTNGAGKSTLLRVISGLGIPQRGNVTFDGRDITYLDAEARVRIGITQVPGGKAVFRSMNVVENLQSFGYTLGRDRRAVDEAIERCFEAFPRLKERRTSSAAMLSGGEQQMVALSKALILRPRVLLIDELSLGLAPVIVTRLLDMVRRINADGTAVVIVEQSVTTALSLVDRAYFMEKGEVRFDGPAADLIDRHDLLRAVFLEGAAKGVVA, encoded by the coding sequence ATGAGCAGCCCCGGACGGCGCGGACTGTGGACGCTCGTCGCGCTCGGCCTGCTCGCCGGTGTCGCCGACCTCCAGCCTTACGGCGTCTCGCTGTTCATGCCGCAGCTCGCAACCAGCCTCAAGGTGACGGCGCTGTCGCTGATCAGCGTGCGGGGACCGGCGATCGGCGTCGCCTACCTGCTGCCCTTCGCCGTGCCGATGCTCACCGAGCGCCGGGCCGTCGCGGTGCGTACCTGGACGACCCGGGTCAGCGCGATCGCGTGCGCGCCGGTGTTGGCGCTCACCGGCGAGGTGCATGGGGTGTGGGCGCTGGTGGGCGTGTTGTGCCTCGGTGTCGTTGTCGCTGCGCCGGGCCAGGTGCTCCAGCGCTCGACCGCGATCGCCGAGGTATCGGACGGCCGACGGATCCGAGCGCTCGCCGTGCTGCAGGCGGGTGTCCTGCTGGCGCAGGTCACCCTTCCGTTCGGTGTTCTGCTCGCCGGCGGGGCGAGCTGGGACAACGCGCTGGTCGTTGCCGCGGTCGTGGCCGTCGTGGTTGCGGTGCTGGCATCGGGATTGCAGCGGGCGACCGAGCCGTTCGCCCCCGCCTTGCCGCCGGTCGCCGAGGCGCCGAACTTGCCGGAGCTGCTCCGCACCTGGCAGGCGTCACGATCGCTGCTCGGTATCGGCGCGGTGATCGTGGCGCTGGGCATGCTGTCGATGTCCTACGAGCTCGTGCTGTCGATCTACCTGCACCAGCACTGGAAGCTCGGGACGCGCGGTGTCAGCGGAGTGTTCCTCGCGATGTCCCTCGCGGGGTTGGTCCTCGTCGTGGCGACCGCGAACTACGCCGATCGGCTGCTCACGACTGCTCCGGCGCGCCTGGCCCGCCTCACGTGGGTGGCGATGGCGACGGGCTCGGCCCTGCTGCTGGTCGGTCCGGCGCTGTCCGACCGCGACGCGATGGCGGTCCTGGTCACTGCCGGCTACGCACTTGCGAGCGCAGTGCTTCCCGTCATGGTGGGTTTCGCGCTCACCCTCGTCCCTGCACAACAACGGACCTGGCTGTCGGCGGTGTCGCTGGTCCTGCTCGCGCTCGGCGGCGTGCTTGGTGTCGTCCTCGAGGTCTGCGTCGCCGATCGGTACGGCGCCCCGAACGCGCTCGTCGCCGTCGCCGGCATGGGGGTGATCGCGGCGCTGGTGTGGCGCTGGGCGAGCGCTTATGTCGAGGCCGATCGAGGCCGAAGTGAAAGGCAGAGTCTGGGCGTGCGGCCGGAGGGGGCCGCGCGGTCGGACGCGCTCCTCGACTGCCGCGACATCGACTTCTCCTACGGATCGCTACAGGTCCTGTTCGGCGTCGACGCCCATGTCGACGAAGGCGAGATCGTCGGGCTGCTCGGCACGAACGGCGCCGGCAAGTCCACCCTGCTGCGCGTCATCTCCGGTCTCGGAATCCCGCAGCGCGGCAACGTCACCTTCGACGGGCGCGACATCACCTATCTCGACGCCGAAGCCCGGGTCCGGATCGGCATCACGCAGGTGCCCGGCGGCAAGGCCGTGTTCCGGTCGATGAACGTGGTGGAGAACCTGCAGAGCTTCGGCTACACGCTCGGCCGGGACCGGCGAGCCGTCGACGAGGCGATCGAGCGGTGCTTCGAGGCGTTCCCTCGGCTGAAGGAGCGTCGTACCTCCTCGGCCGCGATGCTCTCCGGCGGTGAGCAGCAGATGGTCGCGCTGTCGAAGGCGCTGATCCTTCGCCCGAGGGTGCTGCTGATCGACGAGCTGTCACTCGGGCTGGCGCCGGTGATCGTCACCCGGCTGCTCGACATGGTGCGCCGGATCAACGCCGACGGCACCGCGGTGGTGATCGTCGAGCAGAGCGTCACGACCGCGTTGTCGCTCGTCGACCGCGCGTACTTCATGGAGAAGGGTGAGGTGCGCTTCGACGGGCCGGCAGCCGACCTGATCGATCGCCACGACCTGCTCCGCGCGGTCTTCCTCGAGGGCGCCGCGAAGGGCGTCGTCGCGTGA